In the genome of Triticum urartu cultivar G1812 chromosome 5, Tu2.1, whole genome shotgun sequence, one region contains:
- the LOC125509677 gene encoding serine/arginine repetitive matrix protein 1-like isoform X2, whose translation MADAAASPSPPLQLLAVPINTRRSPRPRPDGMVRSPATPTPTPRSPAAPNPTSSSPAAPNPISSSAAAPNQTPSSAAVDLEEHKGTGELLRAIKIEKANGPDLEEHKAASELHVEPPKCKKRKRSRQSSIELHVEHQQTNKVVMKPSTSKKKRKANEGMCTNPPAPLLGPLAVDMDKQAPPLKKKRLNKRDAATIPSSGSLPIDKDRQPSPGSLPVDKDKQPSPGSLPLDNNKQPSSGSLPVDKNKHPSLSKKVRNN comes from the exons ATGGCCGACGCCGCCGCATCACCGTCCCCTCCCTTGCAGCTTCTTGCCGTTCCAATCAACACTCGTCGATCCCCTCGACCCCGGCCGGACGGGATGGTCAGGTCGCCGGCAACCCCCACCCCGACCCCCAGGTCGCCGGCTGCCCCAAACCCGACCTCCAGCTCGCCGGCTGCCCCAAACCCGATCTCCAGCTCGGCGGCTGCCCCAAACCAGACCCCCAGCTCGGCGGCTGTAG ATCTTGAGGAGCACAAGGGTACTGGTGAGCTCTTGCGTGCCATAAAAATTGAGAAGGCTAATGGCCCGGATCTTGAGGAGCACAAGGCTGCTAGTGAGCTCCATGTGGAACCACCAAAGTGCAAGAAAAGGAAGCGAAGTAGGCAGAGTAGCATCGAGCTTCATGTAGAACACCAACAAACAAACAAAGTCGTCATGAAGCCGTCGACGTCCAAGAAAAAGAGGAAG GCAAATGAAGGAATGTGCACTAATCCACCGGCACCATTGCTTGGACCTTTGGCCGTTGACATGGATAAGCAGGCACCACCATTAAAGAAGAAAAGGCTTAATAAG AGAGATGCTGCAACTATACCATCATCCGGATCTTTGCCCATTGACAAGGATAGGCAGCCATCACCTGGATCTTTGCCTGTTGACAAGGATAAGCAGCCTTCACCTGGATCTTTGCCCCTTGACAATAATAAGCAGCCATCATCTGGATCTTTGCCCGTTGACAAGAATAAGCATCCATCACTATCCAAAAAAGTG AGAAACAATTAA
- the LOC125509677 gene encoding serine/arginine repetitive matrix protein 1-like isoform X1: MADAAASPSPPLQLLAVPINTRRSPRPRPDGMVRSPATPTPTPRSPAAPNPTSSSPAAPNPISSSAAAPNQTPSSAAVDLEEHKGTGELLRAIKIEKANGPDLEEHKAASELHVEPPKCKKRKRSRQSSIELHVEHQQTNKVVMKPSTSKKKRKANEGMCTNPPAPLLGPLAVDMDKQAPPLKKKRLNKRDAATIPSSGSLPIDKDRQPSPGSLPVDKDKQPSPGSLPLDNNKQPSSGSLPVDKNKHPSLSKKVVRSPVLNNVVVSFLARREKRLSH; this comes from the exons ATGGCCGACGCCGCCGCATCACCGTCCCCTCCCTTGCAGCTTCTTGCCGTTCCAATCAACACTCGTCGATCCCCTCGACCCCGGCCGGACGGGATGGTCAGGTCGCCGGCAACCCCCACCCCGACCCCCAGGTCGCCGGCTGCCCCAAACCCGACCTCCAGCTCGCCGGCTGCCCCAAACCCGATCTCCAGCTCGGCGGCTGCCCCAAACCAGACCCCCAGCTCGGCGGCTGTAG ATCTTGAGGAGCACAAGGGTACTGGTGAGCTCTTGCGTGCCATAAAAATTGAGAAGGCTAATGGCCCGGATCTTGAGGAGCACAAGGCTGCTAGTGAGCTCCATGTGGAACCACCAAAGTGCAAGAAAAGGAAGCGAAGTAGGCAGAGTAGCATCGAGCTTCATGTAGAACACCAACAAACAAACAAAGTCGTCATGAAGCCGTCGACGTCCAAGAAAAAGAGGAAG GCAAATGAAGGAATGTGCACTAATCCACCGGCACCATTGCTTGGACCTTTGGCCGTTGACATGGATAAGCAGGCACCACCATTAAAGAAGAAAAGGCTTAATAAG AGAGATGCTGCAACTATACCATCATCCGGATCTTTGCCCATTGACAAGGATAGGCAGCCATCACCTGGATCTTTGCCTGTTGACAAGGATAAGCAGCCTTCACCTGGATCTTTGCCCCTTGACAATAATAAGCAGCCATCATCTGGATCTTTGCCCGTTGACAAGAATAAGCATCCATCACTATCCAAAAAAGTGGTAAGGTCTCCAGTCCTTAACAATGTCGTAGTTTCATTCTTAGCAAGAAGAGAAAAAAGGCTAAGTCACTAG